AATGAGGGGAGAGGTCCAGAGGCCGTCGTGGCCAAGGCTTCCGACCTAGCCGCAACCATAATTATAAGCAGATATTATGAGAGAATGGGCTTTAACGTCAAGGAGATAGAAGAGACCTCAAGGACAGAGCTTGAGGCCTTAGCGTCATCCTCGGGCCTCGGTGAGCGACTCCTTAATGCCCTCCGTGAGCTAGGCGTAATATGAGGGCGACCTCTTGACTTCAATAGGCATAGTGTCCCTTGGCTACTCGACCACGGAGGCCCTGCCCCTTTACCATTACCTGCCAGGAGGCGGCCTGCTAAGGGTGATAGTGCTCTCTGAGCCTCCACCAAATGCCAGCCTGAGCGGCTGTGAGTACTTTGACGTAATAAATGACGTCTATGCGCCTTCCCTTACAGGTCCTTCCCTGAAGCAGGCGACGCCGCAGCAGCTAGCTGAGCTGGCAAGGGCCTGGGACGTTGACGGTATAGTGCTTGAGGGCTACGCCATAAGTCGCGTGGAAGGCTTCATAGCTGAGCTGAAGAGGCTGGGCATACGTGTTGGCGTCAGGACCAATATGGGCAAGGCACCAAAGAACGCTGACTTCCTGCTGCTTGACGCCCTTGGCACGTGCAGCGAGCCGCAGGAGGTCCCAGGCATTGAAGTTCACAGGCTGCTGAGGGACTTGAGGTCAGCTGGCTCATGGATAGAGGTCGCCGGCTACCTAAGGGAGCCTGTACCCGAGAGGGTCCTCGGCCTCGCGTCTGTAACTGCCGATAACAAAGTCCCGCTTCACCTGTTCTTGCTTGAACATAAGGGGGGAGGGCCTGTGAGGGACGCATATAACAGGCTAAGACAGGTGAACCCATTCACATATGTCCACGTGTCGCTCTACTCGGAGCTTACCACCTACTGCCCTCGTTGTGGAAGCCCCATCGCCTACAGGGAGGAGAACGTGCTTAAGGATCTGGCCCTGGGCCCCTCTAATACGTGTTGGAGATGCGGTTATCCCTTGCCCTTCACGCATGTAGTAGCGAAGAAAACCCCTGACCGCGTAATACGGTTGTCGGGGAGAGGTACCAGGTGGTATGACCCCAGAGCGGTGATGAGAATTTGAGCAAAGAGAGCGGAGCCCCCTATTACGTCCGTGAGGCCAAGTTCTGGGTTCCACTGCCTGACAGACCGGGCTGGGTCAGGTGTGACCTCTGTCACAGGAGGTGTCTCATAGCCCCTAACAAATGGGGGGTCTGCGGCGTCAGGAAGAACATTGATGGAAGGCTTTACACTTATGTTTATGGTCTTCTCACGGCGTATAACCTTGATCCAATAGAGAAGAAGCCCCTTGATCACTTCTACCCTGGCAGCGCGGTGCTGAGCATATCAACGGTTGGGTGCAACTTCTACTGCCAGTTCTGCCAGAACTGGGAGATCAGCCAGAGCAGACTTGAAAAGGGGCTTTATGGCGAGGTCAGGACGCCTGAGCAGGTCGTGGCTGACGCTAAGATGGTCGACGCTGACGGCATTTCATATACTTATAATGAGCCGACCATCATGTACGAGTTCATGTATGACACCGCTGTCCTCGCCAAGAAGGAGGGGCTCTTTAACACGATGGTGACTAACGGGTACATGACGCCAGAGGCCGTTGATGATATAGCTCCTTACATGGATGCCGCCACTGTTGACTTTAAGGGAGCTGGCAACAAGGACGTCTACAGAAGGCTCATGGCGGTCCCCGACCCCGAGCCCATATTTGAGACGCTTAAGGCCATGAAGGAGAAGGGCATCTGGATAGAGATCACTAACCTCGTAATACCGAAGTACGGTGATCGCGAGGAGGACGTGAGGAAGTTGGCCCGCTGGATAGTTGACAACCTGGGGGACAGGGTGCCGTTCCATCTGCTCAGGTTCTACCCTCAGTATAAGCTGGTTGACCTAGAGGCAACCCCTGTTAAGACGCTTGAAAGGTTGGCCAAGGCCGCCAAGGAGGAGGGCCTCAAGTACGTCTATATAGGCAACGTGCCTGGGCACCCGCTTGAACATACTTACTGTCCTAACTGCGGGTACCCCGTCATAGAGAGGTACGGCTTCTACATAACTAAGTGGAGGCTCACAAAGGACGGCAGGTGCCCAAGGTGCGGCGCCAAGATTGACATTAAGGGTGAGTTCAGGGGCAAGTCAATGGGGCCTCTGCCCCTGTTGTGACGTGACTTTGCCTAGACTGAGCTAATGAGCGAGACCAAAGTAATATTAGGCCTGGTAGGCTATACGGTTTGATGCCCAGGAAATGCAGGGTGTAACGCCTTGAGGTTCTGTCCAGTATGCGGCGGCGTGATGGTCCCCATAAAGAGGAAAGGCAGCAAGGTAGTCCTCAGGTGTACCAGGTGCGGCTACGAGATGGAGGTTGACGCGAGCCTAGTCAAGGAGTACACAGCTACCAGCAAGTCAGGACAGAAGGTCCTCACGACTAAGGTGGTGAGCAAGGAGGTCAAGGTAAACACAGAGGAGAACAAGGCCGAGCTGGAGCAGGCAAAGGAGGACTACTACGAGCTTGTACTAAATGAAATGGGCGAGTATGGGGAGCAGAGCCCGCCTTAGGCTTCAGCGGGCGTTGAACCTCTCTATATCGTTGGACGCCTCCTCCAGGTCCTTGTAGGTGTCGACGCTCTTCCAGTAGTACTTGTTCAGGTCGTACTTAACCGCTACTAGCTTGCCCTCCTTGGCGAGGGCTGGGAACGTGACGGTCTCCAGGTCGCCCTTCTCAGGCAGGTACTCTTCCACCTCTGGCTTGAAGGCGTAGATGCCGGCGTTTATCCAGTACTCCCCAATGATAGGCTTCTCCCTGAAGCTCTTAACGAAGTCATCGTTGCTTACTTCAACAATTCCATAGGGGCTCCTGAGCTGGACTAGCGCTAAGGCGCCTATGACGCCTGGCCTCTCGAGCGCCTTAAGCAGAGCGGTAGGGTCTACGTTAGTTATTATGTCCCCGTTTACTACAAGAAAGTCGCTTCTCCCCCTGTACAGAAGCCTGGCGTTCCTGACAGCGCCTCCGGTGCCTAGCGGCTCGTCCTCCACTACATATGATATTGAGACCCCGAACCTTGAGCCGCTTCCCAGGGTCTCTATGAGCCTCTCCTTACGGTAGCCAGCCAGGACAACGAAGTCCGTTATACCATGTCTCTTGAGCCACTCTATCTGATGTAGAATTATAGGCTTCCCAGCGACCTCAACTAACGGCTTTGGCCTGTCATCAGTGAGGGGCCTGAGCCTCTTCCCATAGCCTCCCGCAAGTATAAGGGCTAGGGCCAACTTCGCCACCTATTAACTCATGCTGGTGCCGCCGGGGGGACTTGAACCCCCGACCACCCGGTCTTCAGCCGGGCGCTCTCCCGCTGAGCTACGGCGGCACCGCTATGCTAACTACGAGACGGAATTTTATAAACGTTAAGACAATGACTCCTAAAGTAAGGGGTTCCAATCAATTTCAAGCCTGAGGCCCTCTTCCCTTAAGTAAAGGGTTGGAACGCCAAGCCTGCGGACTGACCTCCGTAAGTTCTTGTCGTTAGTAGCCACTACAACCCTGTCGCCATTCTGCACCAACTCCTTTGTTAAGGTCAAGATAGACTCATCGGCGCTGCCCGCTTTGACGCGCAGGACCTGAACCCCAAGCCTTTCTAACAGCTTAAGCGCGAACCCGGCCTCCCTCGCTAATAGNNNNNNNNNNNNNNNNNNNNNNNNNNNNNNNNNNNNNNNNNNNNNNNNNNCTTGCATGCCTGCAGGTCGACTCTAGAGGATCCCCGGCACTTCCATAGGAAGGCCAGGAATATCATGGAGGACTGGGCCAGGAAGACGTCGTACATGATTATATCGCTGGCAAAGCAGGGCCAGCTGGCTGTCGCCAGGGAAGATCTTACAGGGCTGATAGAGAGCCTAAGGGGGCTTCCTAAGGGGCACAAATCAGCCCTGCTGGCGCTCGGCTACAGGAGGCTGGCGTTCTGGATTGACTGCCAGGCCGAGAAGGGCGGAGTGCCAATACTTGTTGTTGACCCAGCTGGCACCTCCTCAACGTGCCCAAGGTGCGGCGCTGAGCTCGTGGAGGTGAGGCACCGCAGGCTCAGGTGCCCAAAGTGCAGCCTTGAGGCCGACAGGGACAGCATAGCCGTGCTTAACATCGAGAGGAGGGCGCTTAACCAGATGGGGGGAACTCTGACCTCCCCGACTGCCCCCCAAATGACAGATGTAAACCCAAATAGATGGGGGGAACCTCCCCACCTTTAGGGCGGGGAGGAGGTCAGGCTTGGGGTACCCCAAAATGTTTGGGGTACCCTAATGTTATTCAGCCCCGAGCCGAAGACGAGGAGGGAGGACCTATACGACTTCAATCGAGAGCTCTCAGCGCTGGTAACAGCCCTGAGGGCCGAGAGGCTGACCCTGGTCACCGGCCTCAGGAGGACAGGCAAGACGTCCCTCCTAAGGGTGGCCCTGGG
The uncultured Acidilobus sp. JCHS genome window above contains:
- a CDS encoding Archaeal ATPase; this translates as MLFSPEPKTRREDLYDFNRELSALVTALRAERLTLVTGLRRTGKTSLLRVALGEAGVTHLYVDVRLSLYAGYRDIAEVFARSLEDLLRGSPLLPTG
- a CDS encoding Nucleoside-diphosphate-sugar pyrophosphorylase involved in lipopolysaccharide biosynthesis/translation initiation factor 2B, gamma/epsilon subunits (eIF-2Bgamma/eIF-2Bepsilon) — translated: MALALILAGGYGKRLRPLTDDRPKPLVEVAGKPIILHQIEWLKRHGITDFVVLAGYRKERLIETLGSGSRFGVSISYVVEDEPLGTGGAVRNARLLYRGRSDFLVVNGDIITNVDPTALLKALERPGVIGALALVQLRSPYGIVEVSNDDFVKSFREKPIIGEYWINAGIYAFKPEVEEYLPEKGDLETVTFPALAKEGKLVAVKYDLNKYYWKSVDTYKDLEEASNDIERFNAR
- a CDS encoding transposase; this translates as MIISLAKQGQLAVAREDLTGLIESLRGLPKGHKSALLALGYRRLAFWIDCQAEKGGVPILVVDPAGTSSTCPRCGAELVEVRHRRLRCPKCSLEADRDSIAVLNIERRALNQMGGTLTSPTAPQMTDVNPNRWGEPPHL
- a CDS encoding DNA-directed RNA polymerase, subunit M/Transcription elongation factor TFIIS; translated protein: MRFCPVCGGVMVPIKRKGSKVVLRCTRCGYEMEVDASLVKEYTATSKSGQKVLTTKVVSKEVKVNTEENKAELEQAKEDYYELVLNEMGEYGEQSPP
- a CDS encoding Pyruvate-formate lyase-activating enzyme, whose protein sequence is MSKESGAPYYVREAKFWVPLPDRPGWVRCDLCHRRCLIAPNKWGVCGVRKNIDGRLYTYVYGLLTAYNLDPIEKKPLDHFYPGSAVLSISTVGCNFYCQFCQNWEISQSRLEKGLYGEVRTPEQVVADAKMVDADGISYTYNEPTIMYEFMYDTAVLAKKEGLFNTMVTNGYMTPEAVDDIAPYMDAATVDFKGAGNKDVYRRLMAVPDPEPIFETLKAMKEKGIWIEITNLVIPKYGDREEDVRKLARWIVDNLGDRVPFHLLRFYPQYKLVDLEATPVKTLERLAKAAKEEGLKYVYIGNVPGHPLEHTYCPNCGYPVIERYGFYITKWRLTKDGRCPRCGAKIDIKGEFRGKSMGPLPLL
- a CDS encoding putative proteins of PilT N-term/Vapc superfamily, which gives rise to MQXXXXXXXXXXXXXXXXXLLAREAGFALKLLERLGVQVLRVKAGSADESILTLTKELVQNGDRVVVATNDKNLRRSVRRLGVPTLYLREEGLRLEIDWNPLL